One window from the genome of Eleginops maclovinus isolate JMC-PN-2008 ecotype Puerto Natales chromosome 15, JC_Emac_rtc_rv5, whole genome shotgun sequence encodes:
- the fzd3a gene encoding frizzled-3a, translated as MDLLWVLSVSMLTACVAIPMDAAGESHSLFTCEPITLRMCQGLPYNATYMPNILNHYDQQTAALAMEPFHPMVNLHCSPDLRMFLCALYAPVCTEYGRMTLPCRRLCLQAKSDCYKLMDMFGVSWPQEMECTRFPDCDESYPRPVDLLSSSDSTDSPISVQRDYGFWCPRELKMDPELGYSFMGVRDCSPPCSNMYFTREELAFARYFIGVVSIVCLSATLFTFLTFLIDVSRFRYPERPIIFYAVCYMMVSLGFFLGFLLEDNVSCNAASPGRFRASTVTQGSHNKACTLLFMVLYFFTMAGSVWWVILTITWFLAAVPKWGSEAIEKKALLFHACAWGIPGVLTVTLLAMNKIEGDSISGVCFVGLYNLTALRWFLIAPLGLDVVVGVALLLAGIAALNRVRMEIPLEKENQEKLVKFMIRIGVFSVLYLVPLLVVLACYLYENSYRSIWETTWVQEKCREYHIPCPYQVERTSRPNLALFLTKYVMMLIVGIPSVFWVGSKKTCFEWASFFHGKRRKDRMVNESRQVLQEPDFAQLLLRDPNTPIVRKSRGTSTQGTSTHASSTHLAMLDEPPSGSTSRAGSVRSARSKMSSYHGSLHRSRDDRYTASSFRAADERSPYGSMPRLNDVPQSRHCSTNRLDSLSRHGSTQGLESQSRHSSVRDLTSTTQAVLGGPRNGIHRVLEENGGTA; from the exons CCGTTCCATCCCATGGTGAACCTGCACTGCTCCCCGGACCTCAGGATGTTCCTGTGCGCGCTCTACGCCCCCGTGTGCACCGAGTACGGCCGCATGACTCTCCCCTGCCGCCGCCTCTGCCTGCAGGCCAAGAGCGACTGCTACAAACTCATGGACATGTTCGGGGTCAGCTGGCCGCAGGAGATGGAGTGCACCAG GTTCCCGGATTGTGACGAGTCGTACCCCCGCCCCGTGGACCTGCTGTCCAGCTCAGACTCCACCGACTCCCCCATCTCCGTGCAGAGAGACTACGGCTTCTGGTGTCCCAGAGAACTCAAAATGGACCCCGAGCTGGGCTACTCCTTCATGGGGGTGCGGGACTGCTCCCCCCCATGCTCCAACATGTACTTCACGCGCGAGGAGCTGGCGTTCGCCCGCTACTTCATTGGGGTGGTGTCCatcgtctgtctgtctgccacCCTCTTCACCTTCCTTACCTTCCTCATCGACGTGTCGCGCTTCCGCTACCCGGAGCGGCCCATCATCTTCTACGCCGTGTGCTACATGATGGTGTCCCTGGGCTTCTTCCTGGGTTTCCTGCTGGAGGACAACGTGTCCTGTAACGCAGCCAGCCCCGGCAGGTTCAGGGCCTCCACGGTGACCCAGGGATCCCATAATAAG GCCTGCACCCTCCTCTTCATGGTGCTGTACTTCTTCACCATGGCCGGCAGCGTGTGGTGGGTAATCCTCACCATCACCTGGTTCCTGGCGGCCGTTCCCAAGTGGGGCAGCGAGGCCATCGAGAAGAAGGCGCTCCTCTTCCACGCCTGTGCCTGGGGCATCCCCGGGGTCCTCACGGTTACGCTGCTCGCCATGAACAAGATCGAAGGGGACAGCATCAGCGGCGTCTGCTTCGTGGGGCTGTACAACCTGACGGCGCTGCGCTGGTTCCTGATCGCCCCGCTGGGACTGGACGTGGTG GTGGGCGTGGCGCTGCTGCTGGCGGGCATCGCCGCTCTGAACCGAGTGCGCATGGAGATCCCTCTGGAGAAGGAGAACCAGGAGAAGCTGGTGAAGTTCATGATCCGCATCGGCGTGTTCTCCGTGCTCTACCTGGTCCCTCTGCTGGTGGTCCTGGCCTGCTACCTGTACGAGAACAGCTACCGGTCCATCTGGGAGACCACCTGGGTCCAGGAGAAGTGTCGGGAGTACCACATCCCCTGCCCCTACCAG gtggAGCGCACCAGCCGCCCCAACCTCGCCCTCTTCCTCACCAAGTACGTGATGATGCTGATCGTAGGGATCCCCTCCGTGTTCTGGGTGGGCAGCAAGAAGACATGCTTCGAGTGGGCCAGCTTCTTCCACGGCAAGAGACGCAAGGA CCGGATGGTGAACGAGAGCCGGCAGGTGCTGCAGGAGCCCGACTTCGCCCAGCTGCTGCTCCGGGACCCCAACACACCCATCGTTAGGAAGTCCCGGGGCACCTCCACCCAGGGGACCTCCACCCACGCCTCCTCCACCCACCTGGCCATGCTGGACGAGCCCCCCAGTGGCAGCACCAGCCGCGCCGGCTCAGTCCGCAGCGCACGCTCAAAGATGAGCAGTTACCACGGCAGCCTGCACCGCTCCCGCGACGACAG GTACACCGCCTCCAGCTTCCGGGCCGCAGATGAGCGCTCCCCTTACGGCAGCATGCCCCGCCTCAACGACGTGCCACAGTCCCGCCACTGCAGCACCAACCGCCTGGACAGCCTATCCCGCCATGGCTCCACGCAGGGGCTGGAGAGCCAGTCGAGGCACAGCAGCGTCAGGGACCTCACCAGCACCACCCAAGCTGTCCTCGGGGGCCCTCGGAACGGGATCCACAGAGTGCTGGAGGAGAACGGGGGCACCGCCTGA